The following proteins come from a genomic window of Halictus rubicundus isolate RS-2024b chromosome 8, iyHalRubi1_principal, whole genome shotgun sequence:
- the Mthfs gene encoding methenyltetrahydrofolate synthetase — protein sequence MSAIKSAKSDLRKQMKLILGQLSSEEKDRQSRKLFKKLCAMPQFQQSKRVSLFLSTPQEINTLPILKHLFETKREVFVPTYKGSKMEMVKLLSMEEYENLPLTKWNIKQPNFDETKESALERGGLDLIILPGVAFTIDGKRLGHGMGYYDSFLNAYLKKYKKPHLIAVAFNEQIRDDIPTAENDVFVDLVLTGK from the exons ATGTCTGCAATCAAATCTGCCAAAAGTGATTTACGTAAACAAATGAAACTTATTCTTGGTCAACTTAGTTCTGAGGAAAAGGATAGACAatcaagaaaattatttaagaaa CTATGTGCTATGCCACAATTTCAACAAAGTAAAAGGGTCTCGTTGTTTTTAAGTACGCCACAGGAAATTAATACATTACCCATATTGAAGCATCTTTTTGAAACAAAAAGGGAAGTATTTGTTCCAACATACAAAGGATCAAAAATGGAAATGGTCAAGTTGCTTTCAATGGAAGAGTATGAAAATTTACCGTTAACTAAGTGGAATATCAAACAACCAAATTTTGATGAAACTAAAGAAAGTGCTTTAGAAAGAG GTGGTTTGGATTTAATAATTCTACCTGGTGTTGCATTTACCATTGATG GAAAACGTTTAGGACATGGAATGGGTTACTATGACTCATTTTTAAATGCgtatttgaaaaaatacaaaaaaccaCACTTAATTGCTGTGGCATTTAATGAACAAATACGGGACGATATACCGACGGCAGAAAACGATGTGTTTGTG